The Gloeocapsopsis sp. IPPAS B-1203 genome contains a region encoding:
- a CDS encoding TatD family hydrolase, whose protein sequence is MMFIDPHIHMVSRTTYDYMVMREYGVVAVIEPSFWLGQPRTSSGSFKDYFSSLIGWERFRASQFGIQHYCTIGLNPKEANNEALAEMVMELLPLYACKEGVVAIGEIGYDDMTPAEDKYFCQQLELAQELDMLVLIHTPHRNKKAGASRSMDRCVEYGLAPSRVIIDHNNEETVEEVLVRGFWAAFTIYPHTKMGNARMVEIVRQYGCDRIIVDSSADWGVSDPLAVPKTAQLMLERGIPEAHVRAVCYENALAAYSQSHQFSETDWLNTSTIDQRELYYGNSVLRGQTPVVEATCDQILIE, encoded by the coding sequence ATGATGTTCATTGACCCTCATATCCACATGGTTTCGCGGACAACTTACGATTATATGGTGATGCGCGAGTATGGTGTTGTCGCCGTTATTGAACCGTCGTTTTGGCTAGGGCAACCGCGCACAAGTTCTGGATCATTTAAAGATTACTTCAGTAGTCTTATTGGCTGGGAACGCTTTCGGGCAAGTCAGTTTGGTATTCAGCACTATTGTACGATTGGCTTGAACCCCAAAGAAGCAAACAACGAAGCTTTAGCCGAAATGGTAATGGAACTGTTGCCACTGTATGCGTGTAAAGAAGGAGTCGTGGCAATTGGTGAAATTGGCTATGATGATATGACACCTGCTGAGGACAAATACTTTTGTCAACAACTTGAACTCGCCCAAGAACTCGATATGTTGGTGTTGATTCACACACCACATCGCAATAAAAAAGCTGGTGCTAGCCGAAGTATGGATCGCTGTGTTGAATATGGTTTAGCACCATCACGAGTTATTATTGACCATAACAATGAAGAAACCGTAGAAGAAGTGCTAGTACGGGGGTTCTGGGCAGCATTTACAATTTACCCACATACCAAAATGGGTAATGCACGGATGGTTGAGATTGTCCGTCAATATGGGTGCGATCGCATTATTGTTGATAGTAGTGCTGATTGGGGTGTGAGCGATCCGCTAGCTGTACCAAAAACTGCCCAATTGATGCTTGAACGCGGAATTCCTGAAGCCCACGTCAGGGCGGTATGCTATGAAAATGCTTTAGCAGCCTATAGTCAAAGCCATCAATTCAGTGAAACCGACTGGCTAAATACTTCTACAATCGATCAACGCGAACTCTATTACGGTAACTCCGTCTTACG
- a CDS encoding EboA family metabolite traffic protein, whose product MKSATYDVIQVTKLLHNCLSRQIPHTSLSWLAEKRNQIAQGATQRVFYTTFSAVPRYLGKKSLALSAEDLLAAQTIRPGWNPQHWSVDQAGRALVVLSLPHADVEKYLWILEQVFTTADVRELVALYQSLPLLPHPEKHCARAAEGVRSNMTTVFDAVALRNPYPAEYFDDLAWNQMILKAVFVESPLYLIQGSDRRANPELARMLLDYVRERWAAKRSVTPELWRFVGYSAKELQVLAEVLETDDIVQQEAAALACAHSPLPQAQELLARYPNLQAAIHHGDLTWSSFSCDRLGADVR is encoded by the coding sequence ATGAAGTCGGCAACTTATGATGTGATTCAAGTAACAAAACTGTTACACAACTGCTTATCACGGCAGATTCCTCATACAAGTCTAAGTTGGTTGGCAGAAAAAAGAAACCAGATCGCTCAAGGAGCAACACAACGAGTCTTTTATACAACTTTTAGTGCAGTACCTCGCTATCTTGGTAAAAAATCATTAGCCCTATCAGCAGAAGATCTGCTAGCAGCCCAGACAATTCGCCCTGGTTGGAATCCTCAGCACTGGAGTGTCGATCAAGCAGGGCGGGCGTTGGTTGTTTTATCCTTACCTCATGCAGATGTTGAGAAATATTTATGGATACTCGAACAAGTCTTCACAACAGCAGATGTCAGAGAATTAGTTGCCTTGTATCAAAGTTTACCCTTACTGCCACATCCAGAAAAGCATTGTGCTAGAGCAGCAGAGGGAGTACGAAGTAATATGACAACTGTATTTGATGCTGTTGCTTTGCGTAATCCTTATCCAGCAGAATATTTTGACGATCTTGCTTGGAATCAAATGATCCTCAAAGCAGTTTTTGTGGAGAGTCCGTTGTATCTTATTCAAGGTAGCGATCGCCGTGCCAATCCAGAGTTAGCTAGAATGCTGCTTGATTATGTACGCGAACGCTGGGCAGCAAAACGAAGTGTGACACCTGAACTATGGCGCTTTGTTGGATATTCTGCTAAAGAGTTGCAAGTTTTGGCAGAAGTCTTAGAAACAGATGATATTGTGCAGCAAGAAGCCGCAGCTTTAGCATGTGCGCACTCTCCCCTACCACAAGCCCAAGAATTACTAGCACGTTACCCAAATTTACAAGCAGCAATTCATCACGGCGATCTGACATGGAGTAGCTTTAGCTGCGATCGCCTCGGCGCTGATGTACGATAA